In Acetobacteroides hydrogenigenes, a single window of DNA contains:
- a CDS encoding glycoside hydrolase family 2 TIM barrel-domain containing protein → MKKLTLALTLFSLVTQGFAVKPVLEGFKYADMKTPVGNEWESPEQLALNKEQPRAWFFPFADVESARKVLPENSAYWQSLNGQWKFSWVKSPELRPKGFYEPTFDVSSWDNITVPSNWNVVGIQKDGSLKYGVPIYVNQKVIFQHSVKVGDWRGGVMRTPPTSWTTYEYRNEVGSYRRDFEIPQDWDGREVFINFDGVDSFFYLWINGQYVGFSKNSRNAAAFNITKYLKKGKNVVAAEVYRNSDGSFLEAQDMYRLPGIFRTVSLYSTPKVQVRDLRVNPDLDQTYTNGSLTINADIRNLGKGKVKGYKMVYTLYANKLYSDENSLVNGATATATVDLVDAGQQVEAQPAVIRVQSPNKWSAELPFRYTLVAELKDAKNRTIETVSTIVGFRKVEIKDTKASDDEFGLAGRYYYVNGKTVKLKGVNRHEMSPETGHAISRERMEQEIMVMKRANINHVRNSHYTDDPYWYYLCNKYGIYLEDEANIESHEYYYGEASLSHPVEWKAAHVARVMEMAHSNINNPSIVIWSLGNEAGPGNNFVVAYNELKAFDASRPVQYERNNDIVDMGSNQYPSIGWMQGAVKGKYNIKYPFHISEYAHAMGNACGNLVDYWKAIESTNFFCGAAIWEWIDQSLWYYDKKTGDRFLTYGGDFGDMPNDGQFIFKGVVDANLAPKPHYYEVKKVYQHIAVDSLSIRDGAFEVFNKYYFKDLSDYSLRWSLYENGKEVQAGYVDMGAVAPRTKKKIAIPYQLDKLNATSEYFVKFQFELKNDMPWNRKGYVQADEQFPVKKATNLPSVADDAKATSTDKVEIVESATSIKTVKGKGFVAEFDTNTGTIHSLTYGNETIIEPGNGPKLDAFRAYVNNDNWFMPRWFENGLHNLKHKATSSNFMRKADGTVVVAFTVESQAPNAARLEGGTTATRNSLVELTDKRFGENDFKFTTNQIFTIYPDGSIELQASISSNQETMVLPRLGYMIKVPQRFADFTYYGRGPIDNYNDRKSSQFVELHKSTVKDEYFSIAKPQNVGNHEDVRWCALTDKEGNGALFVASDRLSVSALQYSALDMTLAAHSYLLPKAGDTYLNLDLGVTGLGGNSCGQGGPLEHDRIKAGQNSMGFIIRPAAGKDLVRAASVKAAGEVPITITRNRIGEVKINSTKKDAVICYTIGKDKAKVYTDAIPMRNGGSVTAWYKENPQMKFSAAFPKIESIQTSVIFTSSEEAGEGEAANLTDGDPNTIWHTMYSVTVAKHPHWVDMDAGEVKTIKGFTWLPRQDGNNGDVKDYTIHVSLDGKNWGEPIVKATFARSKEEKKVMFDKPVKARYIRFTALSEQRGQDYATGAEITILAE, encoded by the coding sequence ATGAAAAAGTTAACCCTAGCACTTACCCTCTTTAGCCTTGTCACGCAAGGCTTCGCCGTAAAGCCGGTACTGGAGGGTTTTAAGTATGCCGATATGAAAACACCGGTAGGTAACGAGTGGGAATCGCCGGAACAGCTGGCCCTAAACAAGGAGCAGCCTCGCGCATGGTTCTTCCCCTTTGCCGATGTCGAAAGCGCCCGCAAAGTGCTGCCCGAGAACTCCGCCTACTGGCAATCGCTGAACGGACAATGGAAGTTCAGCTGGGTAAAATCGCCAGAGCTACGACCAAAGGGCTTCTACGAGCCAACCTTCGATGTCTCGTCGTGGGATAACATCACCGTTCCATCCAACTGGAATGTGGTGGGCATCCAAAAGGATGGCAGCCTGAAGTACGGTGTGCCCATCTACGTAAACCAAAAGGTGATCTTCCAGCACAGCGTAAAAGTTGGCGACTGGCGCGGAGGCGTTATGCGCACCCCACCTACCAGCTGGACAACCTACGAGTACCGTAACGAGGTAGGCTCGTACCGCCGCGACTTCGAGATTCCGCAGGACTGGGATGGCCGCGAGGTGTTCATCAACTTCGATGGCGTAGACTCGTTCTTCTACCTTTGGATCAACGGCCAGTACGTAGGATTCTCCAAAAACTCGCGCAACGCCGCTGCCTTCAACATCACCAAGTACCTAAAAAAGGGGAAAAACGTGGTTGCAGCCGAGGTCTACCGCAACTCCGACGGCTCGTTCCTCGAGGCACAGGATATGTACCGCCTTCCGGGCATTTTCCGCACCGTATCGCTATACTCTACCCCTAAAGTGCAGGTTCGCGACCTTAGGGTAAACCCCGATTTGGACCAAACATACACCAACGGTTCGCTCACCATCAACGCCGACATCCGCAACCTGGGTAAAGGCAAGGTTAAAGGCTACAAGATGGTGTACACCCTTTACGCAAACAAGCTCTACTCCGACGAGAACAGCCTCGTAAACGGCGCTACCGCCACCGCTACGGTTGATTTGGTTGATGCAGGCCAGCAGGTAGAGGCCCAGCCAGCAGTAATTAGGGTACAATCGCCCAACAAGTGGTCGGCCGAGCTGCCCTTCCGCTACACCCTCGTAGCCGAGCTTAAGGATGCCAAGAATAGGACCATCGAAACCGTATCGACCATTGTTGGATTCCGTAAGGTGGAAATCAAGGATACTAAAGCATCTGATGATGAATTCGGATTGGCCGGACGCTACTACTACGTGAACGGCAAGACCGTGAAGCTGAAGGGCGTGAACCGCCACGAGATGAGCCCGGAGACGGGCCATGCCATCAGCCGCGAGAGAATGGAGCAGGAGATTATGGTAATGAAGCGCGCCAACATCAACCACGTCCGCAACTCGCACTATACCGACGATCCTTACTGGTACTACCTCTGCAACAAGTACGGTATTTACCTAGAAGATGAGGCCAACATCGAATCGCACGAGTACTACTACGGCGAAGCCTCGCTTTCGCACCCTGTGGAGTGGAAGGCGGCACACGTGGCCCGCGTAATGGAGATGGCACATAGCAACATCAACAATCCATCTATCGTAATATGGTCGTTGGGCAACGAAGCTGGCCCTGGCAACAACTTTGTGGTGGCCTACAACGAGCTGAAGGCGTTCGACGCATCGCGCCCGGTTCAGTACGAGCGCAACAACGACATTGTAGACATGGGCTCCAACCAGTATCCATCCATCGGCTGGATGCAGGGTGCCGTAAAGGGCAAGTATAACATCAAATATCCTTTCCATATATCGGAGTACGCCCACGCAATGGGTAACGCCTGCGGCAACCTTGTAGACTACTGGAAGGCGATAGAATCGACCAACTTCTTCTGTGGCGCCGCCATCTGGGAATGGATAGACCAAAGCCTATGGTACTACGACAAGAAAACCGGCGACCGCTTCCTTACCTACGGAGGTGACTTCGGCGATATGCCAAACGACGGACAGTTTATCTTTAAGGGCGTTGTTGATGCCAACCTCGCTCCTAAGCCCCACTACTACGAGGTGAAGAAGGTATACCAGCATATTGCTGTTGATAGCCTAAGCATTAGGGATGGCGCCTTCGAGGTGTTCAACAAGTACTACTTTAAAGATCTTTCGGACTACTCGCTTCGCTGGTCGCTCTACGAAAACGGCAAGGAAGTTCAGGCAGGATATGTTGATATGGGCGCAGTTGCTCCACGTACCAAGAAAAAGATCGCCATACCTTACCAGCTCGATAAGCTGAATGCCACATCGGAGTACTTTGTAAAGTTCCAGTTCGAGCTAAAGAACGATATGCCTTGGAATAGGAAGGGATACGTTCAGGCCGATGAGCAGTTTCCTGTTAAGAAGGCAACCAACCTTCCATCCGTAGCCGACGATGCCAAAGCAACCTCAACCGACAAGGTTGAAATTGTAGAATCGGCAACCAGCATCAAAACCGTGAAGGGCAAAGGCTTTGTAGCCGAGTTCGACACCAACACCGGAACCATCCACAGCCTTACCTACGGCAACGAAACCATCATCGAGCCCGGCAATGGTCCTAAGCTAGATGCATTCCGCGCCTACGTAAATAATGACAACTGGTTTATGCCAAGATGGTTCGAGAATGGCCTTCACAACCTCAAGCACAAGGCTACTAGCAGCAACTTCATGAGGAAGGCTGATGGTACAGTGGTTGTAGCCTTCACCGTAGAATCGCAAGCCCCAAATGCGGCCCGCCTAGAAGGTGGTACAACGGCAACCCGTAATTCGCTAGTGGAGCTAACCGACAAGAGGTTTGGCGAGAACGACTTCAAGTTCACCACAAACCAAATTTTCACCATCTATCCCGATGGTTCGATAGAGCTACAGGCCAGCATCAGCTCCAATCAGGAGACGATGGTTCTGCCTCGCTTGGGATATATGATAAAGGTGCCTCAAAGGTTTGCCGACTTTACCTACTACGGACGTGGCCCTATCGACAACTACAACGACCGCAAGTCGAGCCAGTTTGTAGAGCTGCACAAGAGCACCGTTAAGGACGAGTACTTTAGCATTGCAAAGCCTCAGAACGTGGGTAACCACGAGGATGTACGCTGGTGCGCCTTAACCGACAAAGAAGGAAACGGCGCCCTATTTGTGGCAAGCGACCGCCTTTCGGTATCGGCGCTTCAGTACTCTGCCCTCGATATGACGCTTGCCGCACACTCGTATCTGCTTCCTAAAGCTGGAGATACCTACCTTAACCTCGACCTTGGAGTAACAGGCTTGGGCGGCAACAGCTGCGGACAGGGAGGTCCACTAGAGCACGACCGCATTAAAGCCGGACAAAACTCAATGGGCTTCATCATTCGCCCTGCGGCAGGTAAGGATCTTGTTAGAGCAGCTAGCGTAAAGGCTGCCGGAGAAGTACCTATTACCATCACCCGAAATCGTATCGGAGAGGTAAAAATCAATTCGACAAAAAAGGATGCCGTAATCTGCTACACCATAGGAAAGGATAAGGCAAAAGTCTACACCGATGCAATTCCTATGCGCAACGGAGGCTCGGTTACCGCATGGTACAAGGAGAATCCTCAGATGAAATTTTCGGCAGCCTTCCCTAAGATCGAGAGCATCCAAACCTCGGTAATCTTTACCAGCAGCGAAGAGGCCGGCGAAGGCGAAGCCGCTAACCTTACCGATGGCGACCCAAACACCATATGGCACACCATGTACTCGGTAACCGTTGCCAAGCACCCTCACTGGGTTGATATGGATGCCGGCGAGGTTAAAACCATAAAAGGCTTTACATGGCTGCCACGTCAGGATGGCAACAATGGAGATGTAAAGGATTACACCATTCATGTAAGTCTTGATGGTAAGAATTGGGGAGAGCCAATTGTGAAGGCCACCTTTGCAAGAAGCAAGGAAGAAAAGAAGGTGATGTTCGACAAGCCCGTAAAGGCTCGCTACATCCGCTTCACGGCCCTCAGCGAGCAAAGAGGACAGGACTATGCAACGGGTGCCGAAATCACAATCCTTGCAGAGTAG
- a CDS encoding DUF4249 family protein: MKISISNTKLFSGILYTLLVGALAIAALSMASCQKMDVQLSDPNKAVVKGYLFAGKPVSISITKQLLYGATDTITHPIENLDVVIYDSKNNAYPLLYTSNGIYQSDKLLPQVGETYTLKFTYNGKELSGTTTVPAKPSGFQGTSSISVQPFGSTTSGPPSMSRAEYSWTNTNSSYFLIVVESITPNATPINDTTEYEALPVFRISPTQGSSHSFMGQSFYYYGMHNVILFAINQEYVDLYQDTGNSSQNITTPPGNITNGFGIFTAINADTLKLNVTP; encoded by the coding sequence ATGAAGATATCTATAAGCAATACAAAGTTGTTCTCGGGCATCCTTTACACCTTACTAGTAGGCGCCCTTGCCATAGCTGCGCTTTCGATGGCATCGTGCCAAAAGATGGACGTGCAGCTATCGGATCCCAACAAGGCAGTTGTTAAAGGTTACCTATTTGCCGGTAAGCCCGTTTCGATAAGCATCACCAAACAGCTGCTGTATGGTGCTACCGATACCATCACCCATCCTATCGAGAACCTCGATGTGGTTATATACGACTCAAAGAACAACGCCTACCCATTGCTTTACACCAGCAATGGCATATACCAATCGGATAAGCTGCTACCACAGGTTGGCGAAACCTACACCTTAAAGTTTACCTACAACGGCAAGGAACTATCGGGAACTACAACAGTACCTGCTAAGCCTTCCGGTTTTCAAGGAACATCTTCAATTTCGGTTCAACCTTTCGGCTCCACAACATCTGGCCCCCCATCTATGTCGCGTGCCGAATACTCTTGGACTAATACCAACAGTAGCTATTTCCTAATTGTAGTAGAGTCAATAACGCCAAATGCAACGCCAATAAACGATACAACAGAATATGAGGCGCTACCTGTATTCCGAATCTCGCCAACACAAGGAAGCTCGCATAGCTTTATGGGGCAATCGTTCTACTACTACGGGATGCACAACGTAATTCTTTTTGCAATAAACCAAGAGTATGTCGATCTGTATCAGGATACCGGAAACAGCTCGCAAAACATTACAACCCCTCCGGGAAACATCACAAATGGCTTTGGAATTTTCACCGCCATTAATGCAGATACGCTAAAGCTGAACGTAACACCTTAA
- a CDS encoding LPO_1073/Vpar_1526 family protein: protein MTNKQSQKAGDNSQQLQANQMIVNIGIDEKRAREIYHEMNLQVRRDYTQEALEIANLRVAEFENKLLPKMEAVDGALEAFADPSFQLLLVEAQKTAASTERPADYDLLSELLIHRFQKGENRITRAGISRAVEIVDKISDEALLGLTVFHSVSHFFPASGDIHQGLNVLNELFGKLFYNRLPTGNEWLDHLDILDTIRINSLGGLKKIQQYYPEILVGYIEIGIEKESENYQKAIELLTSNGLSENILVEHALNNNFLRLNISTKNQIDSLTMHFQLPINGNLVSVPVQLSEEQKNVIRAVYDLYKQDESVKQENINVFMQEWDKRPNLKTLRVWWDSIGTSIQLTSVGKVLAHSNAQRCDKDLPPLN, encoded by the coding sequence ATGACAAATAAGCAAAGTCAGAAAGCTGGAGACAACTCACAGCAATTGCAAGCCAACCAAATGATTGTCAATATTGGTATTGATGAGAAACGGGCTCGTGAAATTTATCATGAAATGAACTTGCAAGTAAGAAGAGATTATACTCAAGAAGCTTTAGAAATAGCAAATTTGAGAGTTGCAGAATTTGAAAACAAACTATTGCCCAAAATGGAAGCTGTTGATGGAGCTTTGGAAGCATTTGCAGACCCAAGTTTTCAATTACTACTCGTTGAAGCTCAAAAAACAGCAGCTTCCACTGAACGACCTGCTGATTATGACCTTTTGTCAGAATTGCTTATTCATAGATTTCAAAAAGGAGAAAATAGAATTACTAGAGCAGGGATTAGTCGTGCAGTAGAAATAGTTGACAAAATTTCAGATGAAGCTTTACTAGGTTTGACTGTTTTCCATTCAGTTTCACATTTCTTTCCTGCAAGTGGAGACATTCACCAAGGTCTGAATGTTTTAAATGAATTGTTTGGTAAATTATTTTATAATAGGCTTCCTACAGGTAATGAATGGCTTGACCATTTAGACATTTTAGATACTATACGAATTAATTCTTTGGGCGGGTTAAAAAAAATCCAACAATACTATCCGGAAATATTAGTTGGCTATATTGAGATTGGGATTGAAAAAGAATCAGAAAACTACCAAAAAGCAATTGAATTACTTACTTCTAATGGATTGTCAGAAAATATTTTAGTAGAACATGCTTTAAATAATAATTTTTTAAGGTTAAACATTTCCACTAAAAATCAAATTGACTCTCTCACTATGCACTTTCAACTTCCAATTAATGGAAATTTAGTTAGTGTTCCAGTTCAACTATCAGAGGAACAAAAAAATGTAATTAGAGCAGTTTATGACCTTTATAAGCAAGATGAATCTGTTAAACAAGAAAACATTAATGTGTTTATGCAAGAATGGGATAAAAGACCAAATTTGAAAACACTTAGAGTGTGGTGGGATAGTATTGGTACAAGCATTCAATTAACATCTGTTGGAAAAGTATTGGCACATTCAAATGCTCAAAGGTGTGATAAAGACTTACCACCTTTAAACTAA
- a CDS encoding TonB-dependent receptor, whose product MVNKGMLLLLLLLSLAGSVSGQKSLDYKLSDWYLGTLDNVLDNISKQSKVQFEFDRQRLNAIHIDHHPISQPLKEFLDVVVCKNNKLKYYISDGGKVVIVDRWVVTNEVKIEEESHYKGKPTRYRFALTGRIIDNASVEPLPFVNISIKGTSIGTNSNADGYFTLPRVPSDTVSLVLSAIGYKPKTVYLTPQTPQSNLLVKLESESVAIKEVVINGEKQEVLQTNSKVGMIKMSPIKLVSLPSLGEKDIFRSFQLMPGISAANENSSGLYVRGGTPDQSLVVYDGFTVYNVEHLFGFFSSFNSNAIKDIQLYKGGFDAKYGGRISSVVEITGKEGNKTNWGGFADISLMSANGFLEAPLGEKFTIIAAGRRSWQSPLYDKIFNKYSNTSSTSGPSMPEGRNPFGKNDLKSYFYDFNTKLTYRPTDKDIIWLSYYSGNDDLTNDISSGFKGGGPGGMGGGGEVPRISNFSMSNNDNSNWGNHGVSLKWSRKWNEKFYGNFLIGYSNYYSNRDRTSSGSYEDSSGTSHSIKRGVMEYNHLDDYSAKADIEQKLNANNVLEYGINATYNKITYSYAQSDTVKLIDRRNEGLLLSGYLQDKISLYDNMLKITPGLRSNYYSVTGKMYFEPRLTSSYQLTDTWKIKGSIGRYYQFAKRVVREDIMAGNKDFWTLSDGKNLPVTYSDQIIGGVSWENNTYLIDVEGYYKRITNLTEYSLRFSKSLANGSFNPGHGGDQGTVTYEDQFLTGWGRVHGIDVLVQKKQGDLTGWIGYTLGRVVNHIDGYGNYDYYASNDVTHEFKAVATYHWRNWDFSGTWIYATGKPYTAPQGGYTVTLLDGTKKSFVTVSTKNGQRLPDYHRLDLSATLNMKLGGRIPATLGFSVFNAYNRSNVWYKQFEIVDNTIVETNVNYLGITPNINFTIKF is encoded by the coding sequence ATGGTAAACAAGGGAATGCTGCTTCTGCTACTTCTGCTATCACTTGCAGGTAGCGTAAGCGGGCAAAAATCGCTCGACTACAAGCTGTCGGACTGGTATTTGGGGACGCTCGATAACGTCCTCGACAATATTTCGAAGCAATCGAAGGTCCAATTTGAGTTCGACAGGCAACGGCTTAACGCCATCCATATCGACCACCACCCCATTAGCCAACCGCTAAAGGAATTCCTCGATGTAGTGGTATGCAAGAATAATAAGCTAAAGTACTACATCAGCGATGGAGGTAAAGTGGTAATTGTAGACCGATGGGTAGTAACCAACGAAGTGAAAATTGAAGAAGAATCGCACTACAAAGGAAAGCCTACCCGCTACCGATTCGCGCTTACTGGTCGAATAATCGATAACGCCTCGGTAGAACCTCTACCCTTTGTAAATATCTCGATAAAGGGAACCAGCATCGGAACTAACTCCAATGCCGATGGCTACTTTACCTTGCCACGAGTTCCGAGCGATACGGTTTCGCTGGTGCTAAGCGCTATTGGCTACAAGCCAAAAACGGTTTACCTAACGCCACAAACCCCACAAAGCAACCTGCTGGTAAAGCTCGAAAGCGAAAGCGTAGCCATAAAAGAGGTTGTTATTAATGGAGAAAAGCAGGAGGTACTGCAAACCAACAGCAAAGTGGGCATGATAAAGATGTCGCCCATTAAGCTAGTATCGCTGCCCAGTTTGGGCGAAAAGGATATCTTTCGCTCCTTTCAGCTGATGCCGGGCATCAGCGCAGCCAACGAGAACTCGTCGGGGTTATACGTTCGAGGAGGAACGCCAGATCAGTCGTTGGTAGTATACGATGGATTCACGGTGTACAACGTAGAGCACCTCTTCGGCTTTTTCAGCTCGTTCAACAGCAACGCCATAAAGGACATCCAGCTTTATAAGGGTGGATTCGATGCTAAATACGGAGGACGCATATCCAGCGTTGTCGAAATCACCGGAAAGGAAGGCAATAAAACCAATTGGGGAGGATTTGCCGACATCAGCCTAATGTCGGCCAACGGTTTTCTGGAGGCTCCGCTTGGCGAAAAGTTTACCATTATTGCCGCAGGTCGCCGTAGCTGGCAAAGCCCGCTTTACGACAAGATCTTTAACAAGTATTCCAATACAAGCAGCACGTCAGGGCCAAGTATGCCCGAAGGAAGAAATCCATTTGGGAAGAACGACCTCAAATCGTACTTCTACGATTTCAACACCAAGCTAACCTACCGCCCCACCGATAAGGACATTATTTGGTTAAGCTACTACTCCGGCAACGACGATCTCACCAACGATATCTCGTCAGGCTTCAAGGGAGGTGGTCCTGGAGGTATGGGCGGCGGTGGCGAAGTTCCCCGCATCAGCAACTTCAGCATGAGCAACAACGACAACTCTAACTGGGGAAATCACGGAGTATCGCTCAAGTGGTCGCGTAAGTGGAACGAGAAATTTTACGGCAACTTCCTTATTGGCTACTCCAACTACTATAGCAACCGCGATCGTACCTCCTCAGGATCGTACGAAGACTCATCGGGCACATCGCACAGCATTAAGCGAGGTGTAATGGAGTACAACCACCTCGACGACTACTCTGCAAAGGCCGACATCGAACAAAAATTAAACGCCAATAACGTGCTCGAATATGGCATTAACGCTACATACAACAAGATTACCTACAGCTACGCCCAAAGCGACACCGTAAAGCTTATAGATCGCAGAAATGAGGGGCTCCTACTTTCAGGATACCTTCAGGATAAGATCTCGCTATACGATAATATGCTTAAGATAACTCCAGGACTACGCTCCAACTACTACAGCGTAACCGGGAAAATGTACTTCGAACCTCGTCTTACCTCCTCGTATCAGCTAACCGATACTTGGAAGATTAAAGGATCGATAGGACGCTACTACCAGTTTGCCAAGCGAGTTGTTCGCGAGGATATCATGGCCGGAAATAAGGACTTCTGGACGCTAAGCGACGGAAAGAATCTTCCGGTAACCTATTCCGACCAAATAATCGGTGGCGTATCGTGGGAGAACAACACCTACCTTATTGATGTAGAAGGGTACTATAAGCGAATAACCAACTTAACGGAATACTCCCTGCGCTTCTCTAAGTCTTTAGCAAACGGCAGCTTTAATCCCGGTCACGGAGGCGATCAGGGAACCGTAACCTACGAAGATCAGTTCCTTACAGGATGGGGGCGTGTTCACGGTATCGATGTTCTTGTGCAAAAGAAACAGGGCGATTTAACCGGATGGATTGGCTATACCCTAGGGCGTGTGGTAAATCACATCGATGGCTACGGCAATTACGACTACTACGCATCTAACGATGTTACCCACGAGTTTAAGGCTGTAGCAACCTACCACTGGCGCAACTGGGACTTCTCGGGAACATGGATATACGCAACGGGAAAACCCTACACGGCACCCCAAGGCGGCTACACCGTTACCCTACTCGACGGTACCAAGAAGTCGTTTGTAACGGTATCAACAAAAAACGGGCAGCGCCTTCCCGACTACCATCGCTTAGACCTTTCGGCAACGCTAAACATGAAGCTCGGGGGACGAATCCCTGCAACACTTGGTTTCTCCGTTTTCAACGCGTACAACCGCAGCAATGTATGGTATAAACAGTTCGAAATTGTTGATAATACCATTGTAGAAACCAACGTCAACTACCTCGGCATTACGCCTAACATCAACTTTACCATTAAATTCTAA